A single genomic interval of Camelina sativa cultivar DH55 chromosome 11, Cs, whole genome shotgun sequence harbors:
- the LOC104726755 gene encoding peptide methionine sulfoxide reductase A1 yields MSRRFLLTTLLCFSLSLCLQDISMNILNKLGIGSSRQTNMDPSPIAQGPDDDAPAPGNQFAQFGAGCFWSVELAYQRVPGVTQTEVGYSQGITHNPSYEDACSGTTNHAEVVRVQYDPKECSYESLLDLFWSRHDPTTLNRQGNDVGTQYRSGIYFYNSEQEKLARESLERHQQQVDRKIVTEILPAKKFYRAEEHNQQSLSKGGRFGLKQSSAKGCNDPIRCYG; encoded by the exons ATGAGCCGACGCTTCCTCCTCACcactctcctctgtttctctctgtctctgtgtCTACAAGATATCTCCATGAACATACTAAACAAGCTCGGTATAGGATCAAGTAGACAAACCAACATGGATCCTTCTCCGATCGCACAAGGTCCCGACGACGACGCTCCGGCGCCGGGAAACCAGTTTGCTCAATTCGGCGCCGGTTGTTTCTGGAGCGTGGAGTTAGCGTACCAGAGAGTTCCAGGAGTGACGCAAACAGAGGTTGGCTATTCTCAAGGGATCACTCACAACCCTTCTTACGAAGATGCTTGTTCAGGCACCACGAATCATGCTGAGGTGGTTCGTGTTCAGTATGATCCAAAAGAGTGTAGTTATGAGTCGCTGCTTGATTTGTTCTGGTCTAGGCATGATCCCACCACTTTGAATCGCCAG GGAAACGATGTGGGAACCCAATACCGATCAGGGATATATTTCTACAACTCTGAGCAAGAGAAACTAGCACGCGAGTCACTGGAGCGTCACCAGCAACAAGTTGATAGGAAGATTGTGACAGAGATATTACCGGCTAAGAAATTTTACAGAGCCGAAGAACATAACCAGCAATCCTTGTCTAAAGGAGGGAGGTTTGGTCTTAAGCAATCCAGTGCGAAAGGCTGCAACGACCCAATCCGCTGCTATGGCTAA